A window of Bacillus sp. DX3.1 genomic DNA:
TCAAGTTAATAAAAATCCTCCAGATGCTGAAAGCATTTGGAGGTCGTGGGGATCTCATTTAGCGAGTCATATTTATAAAAAATAGACTTTTTTTGATCATTAATAGCCTTTGTGTCCATGGCTATCAAATTTATAGGTTTTTCCGTCAATGTCAACCTTGGTATCTGTATAAATTGAACCATCCTGTTTAGCATAATACGTAAAGTATCCGTAATAAGGGAAATGATACCCACCACCAACTGAGAACCATCCTATCTTAGCTGCTCCAGATTCATCGAAGTAATACCATTTCCCATCGATTTCTTGCCAGCCCGTTTGCATTACGCCTTTATCGTCATAATGGTATATCTTACCATTAGATTTATCAAACCCTGTTAGCTTAGCTTCTCCGTCATGATTAAAATAATATCTTTTTCCGTCAATGGTTTCATGTCCATCGAAAGTATAGTGTGCGCCATCTTTGAAATGGTATTTTTTCCCATCGATTGTTTTCCAACCAGAATAAGTAGCTCCTTCTTCTAAGCTATAATAGTGAATTGCATCCTTTTTCGTTCCATCAGGTTGAGGGAACGCTCTCTTTCCAGTCAGTCCTGGTTTTCTAGTAGAACCTTCGTTCTCAAATGTTACTTGTTTTCCATCAAGAGTAACCGTTTTAGGACTAGTTAGTGCGTTTCCATTCAGATCAGTAGCTCTCTCAAGCACACCTTTGTCAGAAAAATGAAGAATGACATGTTGATCGTCTAGACGTAGTTGCTTTGTAGTAGACTCGTAATTTTGGAAATAATACGTTTTTCCATCGATTTCTCGGAAGCCTTCTTTAATAAACGCTCCAGACTCATCAGAATAGTTTTGATCTCTCCACGCTGATCGTTGCAGAGCACCTTTATCATCAAAGTGGTAGTACTTCCCATCAACCTCATGATTTCCATTTGAGCCACTTGTCGATAATACTGCCCCAAAATGATCCGGATGAAAATAATATTTCTTACCTTCAATTTCATGCCAACCCTTTAAGAAAACTCCATCAGAACCTGCATAATAATAATCAGAACCTCTGTTTACCCAACTGTTCTTTATCACGTTCCCAGAAGAATCTTTTGCAGTCCATTTCGTAAGATCCTTTTCATCATCTTTGATCTCTACTTCATCATACTTTTGTTTTTCATTTTCTATACCCGGATACCACTCTCTTAACCAATTGTGAATTTCATTGTTGTTTTTTCCAGTGAAACGAATTTCGGATTTGAAACTCCAATCAGTACCAAATTGGTGAACATTTTGATTACCAGCCAAACTTACTCCATTCTTGTTTTTTAAATGGAACTGGAATTTATTATCATGAGAATTGCCGGTCTGAACAAGCTCAAACACTTCATCATCACCAATCGAATCAGAATATTGAAGTGCATTTCCTTCTTTCCCTGAAAGATATTTTGAACCTGTTTTTACCAATACTTTATTCGTCCCTTTTTTATAGGGGATAATTTGATAAGGTTTACCATCATTTAGTATACTAAATGGTAGTGAAATAGGTGTCTCTAGGATTTTTGTAGATTCCGCCAATATATTAGTTGAGCGATCATTAAAATCTGCAAGAGCTTTAGGGTCATTCTTAACATAATTCTCAAGAACATCTTTGGATACTGGCTTTGAAGTCAATGTTGATATTCGCTTTTCCTCATCTGATAACTCAGCAAATAGGGTATCTGTACCTCTAGCAAATGACCATTCAGAAGTAGATGATGGGTATCTTTTCTTATGAAATGGAATAACAAGTCTTGGGTTTTTACCAGATGTTTTTTCTACGAATGCTGTTTGACCTTGATTCATCACAACTCCGGTCTTTCCTTCGTCTAATTGTGCTTGTGTAATGTAAAGAAGATCGTGTTCTGAGACAGATTTT
This region includes:
- a CDS encoding cell wall-binding protein; this encodes MKKTFKTIGIGKKVIPTAAALGILFSVAPIAENKASAGIGTVLDVTITSLGIVKDIYEGLGISPKDPGPGTHIDVYAENITYRAPNFTSGEFNISMHHTEGDSNFTKSVKVLYPNGKIEIHKLRSGQQLKITEAGAIIDLNPDAKSVSEHDLLYITQAQLDEGKTGVVMNQGQTAFVEKTSGKNPRLVIPFHKKRYPSSTSEWSFARGTDTLFAELSDEEKRISTLTSKPVSKDVLENYVKNDPKALADFNDRSTNILAESTKILETPISLPFSILNDGKPYQIIPYKKGTNKVLVKTGSKYLSGKEGNALQYSDSIGDDEVFELVQTGNSHDNKFQFHLKNKNGVSLAGNQNVHQFGTDWSFKSEIRFTGKNNNEIHNWLREWYPGIENEKQKYDEVEIKDDEKDLTKWTAKDSSGNVIKNSWVNRGSDYYYAGSDGVFLKGWHEIEGKKYYFHPDHFGAVLSTSGSNGNHEVDGKYYHFDDKGALQRSAWRDQNYSDESGAFIKEGFREIDGKTYYFQNYESTTKQLRLDDQHVILHFSDKGVLERATDLNGNALTSPKTVTLDGKQVTFENEGSTRKPGLTGKRAFPQPDGTKKDAIHYYSLEEGATYSGWKTIDGKKYHFKDGAHYTFDGHETIDGKRYYFNHDGEAKLTGFDKSNGKIYHYDDKGVMQTGWQEIDGKWYYFDESGAAKIGWFSVGGGYHFPYYGYFTYYAKQDGSIYTDTKVDIDGKTYKFDSHGHKGY